The following proteins are encoded in a genomic region of Polyodon spathula isolate WHYD16114869_AA chromosome 38, ASM1765450v1, whole genome shotgun sequence:
- the LOC121304502 gene encoding NAD(P)(+)--arginine ADP-ribosyltransferase 2-like, which translates to MKILLPSILILSAVILLQFAQIQCFKASIPMDLAGNSLDDQYVGCRDEMLKIVNKKYLSSELKKNPDFKNAWSIAKKENKNQKQKVLKPEQAMAIYVYTMDAVHDPFNKAVREGGTNYKAFPFKSLHFLLTDALNTLRSKEAKCYNVFRGDTKKSTTDVGAIVRFGHFASTSLDKNVAKEFGTRTVFEIKTCLGVLIQEYSDNPDEEEVLIPPFEKFKVLNVKGNQIQLEHIPDKTSNFNCLGVKKSLPEDAKHNGGKILAV; encoded by the exons ATGAAAATCCTGCTGCCCTCGATTCTCATCCTGTCTGCTGTGATCTTGCTGCAGTTTGCACAG atacaatGTTTTAAGGCTTCAATTCCGATGGACCTCGCAGGAAATTCCCTTGACGATCAATATGTCGGTTGTAGAGATGAAATGTTAAAAATTGTCAATAAAAAATATCTTtcatcagaattaaaaaaaaacccagactttAAAAACGCCTGGAgcatagcaaaaaaagaaaacaaaaaccaaaagcaGAAGGTACTGAAACCGGAACAAGCCATGGCAATCTATGTTTACACTATGGATGCTGTTCATGACCCATTCAATAAAGCAGTTAGAGAAGGAGGAACAAATTACAAAGCTTTCCCATTCAAGTCATTGCATTTTCTTCTGACAGACGCCCTGAATACTCTGAGGTCCAAGGAGGCTAAATGTTATAATGTTTTTAGAGGAGATACTAAAAAGTCTACCACTGATGTAGGTGCAATTGTACGATTTGGGCATTTTGCTTCTACCTCTCTAGACAAAAATGTAGCAAAAGAGTTTGGAACAAGAacagtgtttgaaataaaaacctgCCTCGGCGTGCTAATTCAAGAATATTCAGACAACCCCGACGAAGAAGAAGTGCTTATTCCACCTTTTGAAAAATTTAAAGTGTTGAATGTCAAAGGAAATCAAATCCAACTGGAACACATTCCTGACAAGACGAGTAATTTCAACTGCTTGGGAG TGAAGAAAAGTCTCCCTGAAGATGCAAAACACAATGGTGGGAAAATTCTGGCTGTCTAA